The genomic interval TTGGAGGTTTTGAGGATCTTTTCACCAAACGCATTCGTGAAGCCGATGAATTTTATGATGATCTTCAAAAGGATGTAACGGATGCCGACCTGAAATCCATTCAGCGCCAGTCTTATGCAGGAATGTTATGGAGCAAACAGTTCTATTATTACAATGTATACGAATGGCTGAAAGGCGATCCTGCACAGCCCGGGCCTAATCAGGGCAGGAAATGGGGGCGAAATTCCGGCTGGAAGCACTTATATGCGGCCAATATTATATCCATGCCAGATAAATGGGAGTATCCCTGGTTTGCAGCCTGGGACCTCGCTTTTCATTGTGTTCCGCTGGCACGCGTAGATGCAGCATTTGCTAAAAGACAGCTGGAAATTCTTCTGCGTGAATATTATATGCACCCCAACGGTCAGATTCCAGCTTATGAATGGAATTTTTCTGATGTAAACCCACCTGTGCACGGCTGGGCAACATGGAAGGTTTATGAAATTGACCAGGAGCAAAATAACGGAGTAGGGGATGTTGAGTTTCTAGAAAAAATATTTCATAAACTGCTTCTGAACTTTACCTGGTGGGTCAATCAGAAAGATGATACCGGTAATAATATTTTTAGCGGCGGGTTCTTAGGATTGGATAATATTGGTGTTTTTGACCGTTCGACCCCGATGCCTTTTGGCGGAAAATTACAGCAGGCAGATGCTACCGGCTGGATGGCCATGTACACGCTGAACATGTTGCGCATTTCTGTGGAAATTGCATTGGTTCATCCGGTTTATCAGGATATGGCTTCCAAGTTTTTTGAGCACTTCCTGCATATTGCCGGAGCTATGGAATCTATTGGTGGTAAAAACTCTTCTATCAGTCTCTGGGACGAGGAAGACCAGTTTTATTATGATGTAATCCATATTCCAAACGGTCAAAGTATTCTTTTAAAAGTTCGTTCAATTGTAGGTTTAATCCCTTTGTTTGCGGTCGAAATCCTTGATCCTCAGAATCTGGACAAAATGCCTGTTTTCAAACGACGTGTGGAATGGGTATTGGCAAACCGTCCGGATCTGGCCCGTTTAATATCCCGTTGGTTTGAGTCCGGAAAAGGTGAAAACCGCTTGCTTTCTATTCTTCGTGGCCACCGTATGAAAATGATCATGAAGCGTATGCTGGACGAAAGCGAATTTTTGTCAGATTATGGTGTAAGGGCTTTGTCCAAATACCATGAAGAAAATCCATATAAATTTTATATCAACGGGGAAGTATTGCAGGTAGATTATACACCTGCCGAAGCTTTAACGGATATTATGGGTGGTAATTCCAACTGGCGCGGACCAATATGGTTCCCCTTGAATTACCTGATTTTCGATTCATTGATGAAATTCCATGCCTATTATGGAGAAGATTTTATGATCGAATATCCCACCAATTCAGGAAATCTGGTAACGATTAAAGATGCTGCAGTTGCTATTGCAGGCCGTTTGATCAATATCTTCAAAAAAGATGCTGATGGAAACCGGGCGGTATACGGAAATGATGAAAAATTGCAGAAAGATCCTCATTTTAATGACCATGTGTTGTTTTACGAGTATTTTCACGGAGATAACGGACGCGGCTGCGGAGCAAGCCACCAGACGGGTTGGACGGGGCTGGTCGCTGAACTAATCCACAAAACAGCTAAGGAAACAATGAAGGATGTATCGGTTAAGGAAATTCCGAAAGATGC from Dyadobacter sp. NIV53 carries:
- a CDS encoding MGH1-like glycoside hydrolase domain-containing protein → MAHGAEKVRLSLQKENKGWKKWGPYLSERQWGTVREDYSGNGDAWNYITHEMAYSKAYRWGEDGIGGFSDNKQHICLSFAFWNHNDKLIKERIFGLTNRESNHGEDVKEMYYYLDSTPTHSYTKMLYKYPHQAFPYDELRQENGRRGKEDPEYEIMDTGVFDNNEYFDIFIEHAKADEEDIMMKVTIFNRGPKDAPITLLPTIMFRNTWSWGYEAYNYKPMMNGISNRLIEVTHRKHGKYNLYLEGADELLFCENETNYKKLYGTANTTAYPKDGINDYIISGKKATTVNPNSIGTKASARFTKTIKAGESVSFRMRFVNHTISEPFGGFEDLFTKRIREADEFYDDLQKDVTDADLKSIQRQSYAGMLWSKQFYYYNVYEWLKGDPAQPGPNQGRKWGRNSGWKHLYAANIISMPDKWEYPWFAAWDLAFHCVPLARVDAAFAKRQLEILLREYYMHPNGQIPAYEWNFSDVNPPVHGWATWKVYEIDQEQNNGVGDVEFLEKIFHKLLLNFTWWVNQKDDTGNNIFSGGFLGLDNIGVFDRSTPMPFGGKLQQADATGWMAMYTLNMLRISVEIALVHPVYQDMASKFFEHFLHIAGAMESIGGKNSSISLWDEEDQFYYDVIHIPNGQSILLKVRSIVGLIPLFAVEILDPQNLDKMPVFKRRVEWVLANRPDLARLISRWFESGKGENRLLSILRGHRMKMIMKRMLDESEFLSDYGVRALSKYHEENPYKFYINGEVLQVDYTPAEALTDIMGGNSNWRGPIWFPLNYLIFDSLMKFHAYYGEDFMIEYPTNSGNLVTIKDAAVAIAGRLINIFKKDADGNRAVYGNDEKLQKDPHFNDHVLFYEYFHGDNGRGCGASHQTGWTGLVAELIHKTAKETMKDVSVKEIPKDASQEEKKKNWK